A window of Castanea sativa cultivar Marrone di Chiusa Pesio chromosome 8, ASM4071231v1 genomic DNA:
GAACTTGGTGgttgatgaggttttttttcGTTTAGGTTAGGAAttctgttttcagttttgctaaTTTGCTTTACCAGTTGATGATTTTGATCAATCGACGAACACgtattgggttttggttttttttttttttttttgagaatccgttCGGGTTGGCCCTTATTTagttgataaaaatttatctaaaatttttttgagaatttgtttgGGTTAGTTTTGTTTAGGATTGGTGTTGGACTTTTTTTCCCTAGGTGGGCTTgctatgttaatttttttttttttcaaattttagttaaatttttttttttggctttttctttttgcttgaaagtaaaacaaataatgaaacaaaatttaattttattggcataaaaaaatttgagaatgttcccaaatttttttaaaagggtattcaaattttatttttttcaagttagggtggtcctgggaccaACCTGCTCTTAACATGACACCGCCACTGTGTCTATGGATGCTGGTTCTCCATAAAATAAATACGTGGCCAGGAACCAAAAATAACTGGTTTAGGTTTAGTGCAGTATTACACCAATTCCACATCAAGATTCAAATCCAAAGATACATGGTACAATGCATGTGTCACATTTTCCGTATGTTTGATTAGGTCCTGTAAATGGGGAGCTACATCCATCGAAACAAGAATGAAAACTAACttatattaaaatgaaaaaaaaatgaaaccagCCACTTTCACATGAATTTAAATTTACTTATGTTTTTTTCCACGATGAATTAAtggcctgggacctgttgctttTTCTCGATAAATAGACGGCCTAGGTTCAACTATGGACCGTTCTGGGTTGCTCTCCATAGAAAAAGAGCCTTGTAGTTTGTGTTCTTCATTTCCCGTGCAACATGACATCCATGTTTTTTCTGAGAAGGATACATGGCATCAAATTTAATCTTCATATTACGCTTATATTGTTGCTGATTCTTCTTTTAATTTGctctttatataataataataataataataataataataatttgctaTAAGCAAAGTAGATACCATGTATTTGACGCAAGGGAAAGATAGGAAAAGGAAAAcgaataaataaaatgaaaattttacctAAGGAAAAGATTCATAACCGTCTTTGGCAGGAGACGCCCAACAATGCTAGAGTTACAATTatctatataatttttgtcataattaGTCACGTTATGAGTCGtggcaaaaattatataaacagTTGTATTCTTAGCAATTTTCGTAGATGAGagacctaaaacttaaaaagtaaCTGTATCCCAACTATCAATTTTGTTAGTCATACAACTTATTTTAAAGAGAAGTATTAAGTAACTAACGTcgataatatttttataatactttcacaacaaattatatgtaataaattattactaattttattttgaacctactattgaaattatttttttgttctccAATGGCAGCCAAACATctagaatttattgtaaaagtattatacaaatattgtgaatatagcatttgtttattttaaaatcttttttccGTATGAGTGACAAATTATGAATAATGGACAATTAGCTTGGCATAAACTCTGAtaacagaaaaataaatgtttggcatgaattaattaaaaacaactTAGTATTACGTTTCCATTATCTCTTGTCATTCATATATTACTTTTATTTCACGTCACTCGTAACTTAACATGCCAATCAATAGTGAAAAAGGTTGTGAAATATTTTTGTGtaataatgttttattttctCATGAAAATTTGTGatatagataattttttaaaataattttttatgtttttttttccttctttagtTGAATtcgaattttatttattttttcatttttcttaaaggtCAAATTTTGGTGTAGTAGCAAGTATTTTTCACTAAAAGCAACAAGCCAACAATCTTTAGTAAGACcgtaatgtggcgtttggtatggggtaatgttttaggattctcaggaatgtttaaagattcccatgtttggttacAAATCACACTAAGGAATCGAATCTTAATGTGGATTCCCTCTCGAgaaatgtggattccctttaaaacggtgggaatccagattcccaagcttaaaggaaattgtattttttataaattgacaattttaacccttttttcattatcatttaagcaattaagatcaaatataaaacaaattattatggattaaattcttttaaaattattattaagaataaaagcatttgagaatttatatagttatttttgtattgtacctgtcattttgaaatgtttagactataattttaatgaatttttcataattaataatttatatttggtttttcattatttatttagatgaagattttttttttaaggacttgataattcacattcaaatctaaggatagaataggaaaaataaataattcatttaagattcctgagaataaaccaaacattatcatctcacattcttAAGAATCTTAAAatattcccaatgaaaccaaacacaggaatagctacattcttaggaatgtgattcctaagaatcacattcctaggaatctggatgacgagagtaatgtggattcccatACTAAACGCCACATAAGAGAGTTTAgatattcattttcaaaatgatctgaaaattatgatttaaaaagtgtaataaaaacatgtgtttaaaagtatttataatgaaaaaaatgtgtttagtaCCATGTTTGTattaacatattttcaaaaatgaaaaaacacaattgtttgtttggtttaagTATGTGGttttagtttctcaaaaaaaaaaaaaaaaagaagaagagtatgtggttttaagaagaaaaaaatgtgtgttttaTATGTTGTCAACACTCAACATCATATGAGTCTctcaattttctaaataattacaataataatacactaaaaattgttatttaaactCCCTTACCAAACCTCCTCAGATTTGAGTTTGATAATTagcttttgaaaaatatataaataaagagaaaatatCTTTTTAAACCTTTAGGGATAGTCCAAATTAAACTCTATACATTTCAAAGTTCCAAATTAAATAACTTAAATCATGCccatcttctcaaaaataaaactctTGAACTTTAGAAAGGTAACAGATTAAACCATAAGatcaaaattagaatatatatgCTACTTAAACTGTTATCTATCCAAATTAGTTATGCCCatgttgaattttaattttttggaattgtATCTTAACAGACTTTGTATTTAAGTGGCCATGGTTGATCTGCTCTTCAGTTTTTGTAGTTCcattttaccccaaaaaaaaaactatcaaaactttaaaaaaaataaaaaagaaataaaggaaaaagaaatttctGACTCTGGTCGGGacgagagcgagagagagagagagagggaggcaGGGAGGCCACAAGGTTGAAACCTTCAAAGAAGTTTGCTGTAGAACGATTTTGgtctttttcttgtttgtttcaATTCTCTGAGGTTAGAACATTTTTTTCactctttccttcttcttatcGGTTTGGTTTGGAATACTTGCTAATGGGTTGTCCCAATGTGATTTGACTCAACTGGACTTTGTTAAATTTTGTTTCTGGGATTCTGAGTTGTGGATGCCGAAACAATTTGAgtagaatttttaaataaaaattttcattatgttgattgaaaatttgaaatattgttTGGAATTTGTTCTTCATTCCTGGgttacatttttcttgatttacATTTTTTGTATTCTAGCCGAAAattcatgtgtgtgtgtagatatataaatatctttttttttcaatactgAAATTTCTTTGCTTTATGGCTGAATCCAATGGAGCTGTGAAATCTGTATTTGATACTACTTGATATGATGAATCGATGATGTGGGATTTAAATTCTTGAAATCCTTAATACTGGGTTTTGCTTTACAGTGTGTAGGTTCAGATTGAGATTAAAGTTTTTTTGATGATTATGTCAGGTTCGACTTAAATGGCGTTGTCATCTTTTTGTgagtgtgtatgtgtttttaataataataaataaatctaaccTTCTAAAAGTTTAATCTGTCACATTTCAAAAGTTTAGgtgttatatacttatatcaATTTTAACTCCAATGTTTAATTTGTGACATTCCAAAAGTTCAAGGTGTAATTTGTTATTTCTAAAAGTATAgggtttaatttgaaatatcCTAAATAATAGGGTTTAAAGTGAAATTTctcctataaattttttttttttaaagccaatAAATATTGCTTACTAATCACTTCccttaaatcccacaaaaatggAAGTTGTGTATTGGATATAGGGATAGGAAAAAACCCATGGGGAGCAAGAACCTAGCTAAACAAGCACGAATTTTACCAGACCCATTAGGAGATCAAGGTATAGTGTTGGGTTTTTTCCTGTGCCCAAACCTAGTAGATGTGGTGCGAGTATTACCAGACCCAACTCAAATAAAGTTAATGGCTGGGGAAAAAACCCTTTCAGAATCAAGTTGGGTACCCATGGGGCAAAATGTCAGGGCATAAAGCGAGGCAGGGTGAGGTTTCTAATTGCTCGTCCTATGGCCATTCCCaattagataaatttttattgtttggttTTACATTACATTGCACTTTCATTGGCCATAAAAGTGGACACTACCGGCCGAAAGGGAGGGTTCTCACATGGGAgctatatttatatgtttttttctttttttggaaacacACGTTCACTCACACACAATATGAAGTTTAACACAAAAACATACCATAAACTTTACTAAAAAATCTTGGTAACTTTTAAGAGTGTGACAAGTCATGTTTTACACTGCTACACacaacatactttttttttatagaaagttttAACATATAATGTCTgcttatcatcaaaccaagacattaattggtttttggtgtataTAGGAATTGAATtctagattttttattcaactatcagagattttaccaattgagctaactgaaatcCACCACAACAAACTCTCTAAGTAACATGagataattacttttttgttttttttttttagatgattgTTTAATGGGTAATTATTGGGTACTcagagtactataaatgcgtatTTTCTCCTCGTGagtttcattaattaaatttatattgagaGCAACAATTCATATGAAAAAGTGGAGGATGCATTTATGGCATTTTCGGagaattcaataattttactaaatattcaataattttcttaatttagtAGGCATAATTTCCTCAATTTTAGGCTGGCCCCACATGGTTTCTACGTTTATGTAAATCACACGTGTAATGCAGcgaatttcttgtattttaagTTGCTTTTACTTTCTTAAttaaggttttgtttttttagaagaaatttcttgattagattgttttttctttcttaggaCTTTGTTATTACCAAAAATATATCTCCCTACCTATGGTATGTTGTAATCATTGTTTTGGCTGCAAACTTTAAAGTTTTGGTAGAATTTAAATTTCGTGGAAAAGTAGTTGTGATTGCGTCTCTGAAGTATTCTCCTCCATCACGCCTAGACTGCCTCAAATAATTACACAATCTGTATGCTGCTACGCCTCTGCCTATGAGAATGTGCAAGTCATGAGTGTATCTGTATTGTGTAGTAGTGTAATCGATTCTGTTCACACGCATGTTAACTAGGGTGCATCCAGAGATAGATAGATTTTGTGTCTCTACTCTCACGTGCGTGTCACAGCCTTATTGTAGGTATAAAGCGTAAAAGCCTGTCAAAGCCTCAACTATCATCCCTTCACCATACAGAGTTTTAGCAAAGCCTCCAACTCTTCACTTCTTATCTGGGGCATCTTTTTGGGTCCgcacaaaaaacccaaatccagaGCTAATGAAGGAGCCAGTTGTTGAAGAAATGCAGAGACAAGGTGAGCTTACTAATCATGGTGTTCATGGGGTTGAGCAAAAAGAATATTTCGACCCAAGTGCGCCGCCTCCATTTAAGATAGCTGAGATCCGAGCTGCCATTCCCAAGCATTGCTGGGTCAAGAATCCATGGAGGTCTCTGTGTTATGTTCTCAGAGATGTCTTTGTGGTCTTTGCATTGGTAGCAGCTGCAATCTACTTCAATAGCTGGACTTTTTGGCCACTTTACTGGGCTGCTCAGGGGACCATGTTCTGGGCTCTATTTGTTCTTGGACATGATTGGTAATCACATACTCGTCAATTTTCTGCCTTCTAATATCTAAAACTATGTTATTGATTTTCACATCTGTTTGCATTGTGTCTGGTTTTCGATTGAACAGTGGCCATGGAAGCTTTTCTGACAACCTCATTCTAAATAGTGTTGTGGGGCATATCTTGCATTCTTCAATTCTTGTGCCTTACCATGGATGGTGGGTTTGTGATTAACTTAGTTTGTTAATTAACTTTTCAGCAATCTTTGGCTTATGTTAagatttagttttaaatttttgttgacatttgatgagtttCACTGCTCTTGAATGCTACAGGAGAATTAGCCACAGAACTCACCATCAGAACCATGGGAATGTGGAGAATGATGAGTCATGGGTTCCGGtattatttcaaaaaacatGGATATAAtctatatgtgtatatatatatacatgtggagctaatcttttaattttttatttttagtaatatctttatttttttcatttttattagttGACTGAGAAGGTATACAAGAGTTTAAATCATAGCACTCGAATGCTGAGGTTCACAGTGCCTTTACCCCTCTTTGCATACCCAATTTATCTGGTGAGAAAGCTTATATTTTGTTTGCCCTTAGTTGTAGTAATAGTTAACTTAACTATCTGCTTGTGATAGTAATTAAGCAgctaaattttgattttgtggtgGATTAAATCTCAGTGGTGGAGAGCTCCAGGGAAGGAAGGTTCTCACTTCAACCCTTACAGCAATTTGTTCGCCCCTAATGAGAGGAAAGATGTGATAACCTCAACTCTGTGCTGGTCTGCAATGGTTGCTCTGCTTATCTGTCTATCCTTTGTGGTAGGTCCAATCCAAATGCTAAAGCTGTACGGTGTGCCTTACTTGGTGAGTGATTTTCTCTTCTGCTTgctttattcataaaattccgtatagtcttcttcttctccaatTGTAATATGCTTATTTGTATCCGCTATTATTCACAGATTTTCATAATGTGGCTGGATTTTGTGACATATTTACATCACCATGGTCATGAGGAGAAACTTCCTTGGTACCGCGGCAAGGTACTGATAGTATAACGCATTTGAAAACAGGCTTAATTACTTAACTTAAGAGAGAATCGTAGCATCTTAAGAAGAATAGTTTAATTCAAAGGCTTCATTTCCTTTGTGTCTGCAATTTGACAGGAATGGAGTTATCTAAGGGGAGGGCTTACAACAGTTGATCGTGATTATGGATGGTTTAACAACATCCACCATGATATTGGCACTCATGTTATACATCACCTCTTCCCTCAAATCCCGCATTATCACCTAGTGGAAGCGGTACTTAATTTTTCAATCACCTTAGCAAATAACTTTTAAGTAGTAAATTATAGGAGCATCATAATGAATTGATTCCTATGATTCTAATACTTACCTTGCAGACCAAGGCAGCTAAACCAGTGCTTGGGAAGTATTATCGTGAGCCAAAGAAATCCGGGCCTTTTCCATCTCACTTATTCGAGAATCTAGTAAGAAGCATTAAAGAAGACCACTATGTCGATGATTCTGGAGAGATCGTCTACTATCAGACTGACATTGAATTGTATAAAGCTTCTAAGAGCAAGTCTAGCTGATTCTTTCAGAGGGGCGTGGTTAGTTGTTGTTTCAGAACTCTTTCCCATTCAGAATTAGTCGAATTGGCCTCAAATTTATGACTTGAGACATTCCAATTTATCTCCAAAATAATAGTATTGTGTCCTCTTCTTTTAGTCGCAATGGATAAGGATTTGATGTTATGATGAAGTATAAAAATAGTTATATTTGGCATACCTTGCTCTAGATTATATTGTGCTATGATATTGATACTTGAATGCAGTACTTGAAACTGTAGTATCATGATGAAAATTcttaaataaagagaaatgttTTGCCTatattattttcacaacatATTTTAAGTGATAAATTATTACTGGTAATtactaataagtaaaaaattaattttaataaagaattcaaattagaaccattAATTGCTTGTCACCTAGAATATGTTATGGAGTTGTTGCGAAAATGTTATGCACGTAGCATACTAATTCAATAAACTATCAGACTTATTATTTGAAAGAAATCCAAGGCCATGACATTAGGCTCCTTCTACATAAATCCATTCTTTATGATGAGACAAAGTTGGGAACTTGCGACAATGGACCAAGCATCTGTAGATTCCGCACATCAATATCTGTATAGTTACAGTTTTTTAATACTTCTAAGTGTCGTCTGTCTAGCTGTTCT
This region includes:
- the LOC142607667 gene encoding acyl-lipid omega-3 desaturase (cytochrome b5), endoplasmic reticulum-like, translated to MKEPVVEEMQRQGELTNHGVHGVEQKEYFDPSAPPPFKIAEIRAAIPKHCWVKNPWRSLCYVLRDVFVVFALVAAAIYFNSWTFWPLYWAAQGTMFWALFVLGHDCGHGSFSDNLILNSVVGHILHSSILVPYHGWRISHRTHHQNHGNVENDESWVPLTEKVYKSLNHSTRMLRFTVPLPLFAYPIYLWWRAPGKEGSHFNPYSNLFAPNERKDVITSTLCWSAMVALLICLSFVVGPIQMLKLYGVPYLIFIMWLDFVTYLHHHGHEEKLPWYRGKEWSYLRGGLTTVDRDYGWFNNIHHDIGTHVIHHLFPQIPHYHLVEATKAAKPVLGKYYREPKKSGPFPSHLFENLVRSIKEDHYVDDSGEIVYYQTDIELYKASKSKSS